From Effusibacillus lacus, a single genomic window includes:
- the ispG gene encoding flavodoxin-dependent (E)-4-hydroxy-3-methylbut-2-enyl-diphosphate synthase has product MYHRRETRPVQVGNLTIGGNDQVIIQSMTMTKTHDVKATVEQIHRLEEAGCQVVRVTVNNEEAAAAIKDIKKEISIPLVADIHFDYKLALKAIENGIDKVRINPGNIGRRERVEAVVKACKERNIPIRIGVNAGSLEKHILDKYGYPTAQGMLESALHHIRILEDLDFRNIIVSMKASDVPLAIEAYRLAAESFNYPLHLGITESGTLFAGTIKSSAGLGTLLSMGIGNTIRVSLSADPVEEIKVARELLKVFGLVSNAATLVSCPTCGRIEIDLISVANEIEEYLSKIKAPIKVSVLGCAVNGPGEAKEADIGIAGSVGEGLLFRHGEIVRKVPEKDLVAELKKEIDLLAEKYEKTGSLK; this is encoded by the coding sequence ATGTACCACAGAAGAGAGACACGCCCGGTGCAGGTGGGCAATTTGACAATAGGCGGCAATGATCAGGTCATCATTCAAAGCATGACCATGACCAAGACCCATGACGTGAAAGCTACGGTGGAGCAGATTCACCGTCTGGAAGAAGCGGGCTGCCAGGTGGTCCGTGTAACGGTGAACAACGAGGAAGCGGCTGCAGCGATCAAAGACATCAAGAAAGAGATTTCCATCCCCCTGGTGGCGGATATCCATTTTGACTATAAACTGGCGCTGAAGGCCATTGAGAACGGCATCGACAAGGTTCGCATCAATCCCGGCAACATCGGTCGTCGCGAACGTGTGGAAGCGGTGGTCAAAGCCTGCAAGGAGCGAAATATTCCGATTCGGATTGGTGTGAACGCCGGTTCCCTGGAGAAGCATATCCTTGACAAGTACGGGTATCCGACCGCGCAAGGGATGCTTGAAAGTGCTTTGCACCACATTCGGATCCTGGAAGATCTTGATTTCCGGAACATCATTGTGTCAATGAAAGCGTCCGATGTCCCTCTGGCGATTGAGGCATACCGTCTGGCGGCGGAATCGTTCAATTATCCGCTGCACCTGGGGATCACCGAGTCCGGCACTTTGTTTGCCGGAACCATCAAGAGTTCCGCCGGGCTGGGGACGCTTCTGAGCATGGGGATAGGCAATACCATCCGTGTGTCGCTTAGCGCAGATCCGGTGGAAGAAATCAAAGTGGCAAGGGAACTGCTGAAAGTATTCGGTTTGGTTTCCAATGCTGCAACGCTTGTTTCGTGCCCGACCTGCGGCCGGATTGAAATTGACCTGATCAGTGTGGCAAACGAAATTGAGGAGTACCTTTCCAAAATCAAGGCGCCGATCAAAGTGTCCGTTCTGGGATGCGCCGTGAATGGCCCCGGGGAAGCCAAGGAAGCGGATATCGGGATTGCCGGTTCGGTTGGGGAGGGATTGCTGTTCCGTCATGGCGAGATTGTGCGGAAGGTCCCTGAGAAGGATCTGGTGGCGGAATTAAAGAAAGAGATTGACCTGTTGGCGGAGAAATACGAGAAGACAGGTTCACTGAAATAA
- a CDS encoding nucleotidyltransferase family protein yields the protein MQVDTDIKNQLHTIFSASPAVQKAILFGSRARGDCNPRSDIDLSIEAPEKETLQKAFQAEWLVDETGTVDSRMESKLMMSLLQRIVRL from the coding sequence ATGCAGGTAGATACTGATATAAAGAATCAACTCCACACAATTTTCTCGGCTTCACCCGCCGTCCAAAAAGCTATTCTATTTGGTTCACGTGCCAGAGGAGACTGCAATCCCCGTTCTGATATAGATTTGTCAATTGAAGCTCCGGAAAAAGAAACATTACAGAAAGCATTTCAAGCCGAATGGTTGGTGGATGAGACTGGCACAGTGGATTCGAGAATGGAGAGCAAGTTGATGATGAGTTTATTACAGAGAATCGTGCGTTTATGA